The Microcoleus sp. FACHB-672 sequence TAGTGCGCGGGTACTGGTAACGGCACCCGGTCAGGATATTGGTGTGGGAGAGTTGATGACCCAGGAATTGGAGCAGGCGCTTCGCATACCTGTGCAATTGGTGCCAATGGAACAACTCAGTGATGCGTTGGATCAAGCTCACTCAGGTACAGTGGTAACAAGCCGTTATTTTATTGGCGAAGCAGAAGCCACGGCGGCTCCTAAATCGGTTCGGGTTATCCCCATTGATATCTACAACTATGCCAAAGAAATTCACTTGGTAAGAAGTCTTCCCAAAGATACCTGCTTTGGAATTGTTAGTCTTAGTTCCGGTATTTTGCGAGCGGCTGAAGTGATTATTCACAGCTTGCGAGGAGACGATCTACTGGTGATGACGGCTCAAACCGGCGACGCCTACAAATTAAATGCTTTGGTTCGCACGGCACGGACGATTATTTGCGATCAGGCGAGTGCCGGTGCTGTGAAAACTGCAATTACGGCGGCTAGAGACGATCTAATTCGTCCACCTCAAGTTGTTCCCTGTGAGAATTACATTGGGGCAGAATCAATTAGCCTACTCAAGCGCGAACTAGGTTTAAGTTGAGTGTATTTTTTCTTAAATGCGGTTGCCTTTTATCCTCGGCCAAGTGAAGGACAAAGGGCAACCGCTCGGGGATAATAATTTTTAAATAACCTGAAGAATCATCCCTTCACGGGCCAGAAATCCTTTAGGAAAAGCCTCTTTAACATCCGCTTCGACATTATCTAAGAAATCATCATCATGAGCCGGATCATGATGAAAGATCACTAAATTTTTAACGTCGGCAGCTTTCGCTAATTCTACTCCTACCTGCCATGTTGAGTGCCCCCAGCCAACTTTCGGTGTTTTCGGGTGATGGTACTCTTCGTCTGTATAGGTGGCATCGTAAATAAAATAATCGGCTTCACGGGCTAAATGCAGAACATTTTCATCTAAGCGATCTGGAAAATGTTCTGTATCGGTGCAGTAAACGGCGCTGTGTCCCTGCCAAGTCACGCGATACCCAATCGCAGTGCTGGGGTGGTTGAGGTGAACTGTCTCAATTGTGATATCGTCTAGGGTGACGACATCCCCAGGATGAAGGTCATAAAACTTCATCTCTGAGCGCATTCCCTGAAGCGGAATGGGAAAGTTGGGATGGAGCATTTGGTCAGATAGACGCTGTTTTAAAGTTGCGCCGTTGGGGGCGACTGCGCCGTAAATATGGAAGCAATTGCCTGGAACAAAGGCGGGGATAAAAAAGGGAAATCCTTGAATGTGATCCCAGTGAGAGTGGCTAAAAAATATATAAGCTTCAACCGGCATCTGCGGCAGCAAGGTTTTTCCCAACACTCGCAAGCCGGTGCCGCCATCAAAAATCAGACGTTTACCCGCCACCTGCATTTCCACACAGGAAGTATTGCCACCATAACGAACCGTTTCTTTACCGGGTGTGGCAATACTGCCACGCACACCCCAGAACTGGACAACAAAATCGGAGTAAGGGCTGGTTTGCATACTGGCTTTCCCATCAAAAGGCTGCGGATACAGATGAAAATCAGGCATCTTCAGGCATCTTTAAGATTAGGTTAGCCTTGGATTTGAAGTTCATTGTAACGGCTAATTTTTACAGATCGGTTACGCTCGTCCACTAGCACCACTGTGGGCGAATGGTCTTTGAGTTGTTCTGGGGTGAATTGCGCGTAGGTCATTATAATCAGGCGATCGCCTTTCATCCCCAAACGCGCCGCCGCCCCATTGAGTTCGATTGCCCCTGAATCAGCCGGTGCCGCAATTGCATAAGTAATTAGCCGCTCCCCGTTGGCCACGTTAACCACTTGCACCTGCTCGTAGGGTAAAATGCCGGCTGCATCTAATAAAGTTTGATCGATACTGATACTGCCGATGTAGTCTAGATTGGCAGATGTGAGTGTGCAATGATGAATTTTGGCCAAAAGGAGCGTTCGCTGCATGATGATCTCAAAGTAGTCACCTTCGGCTAAAAACCAACCCTACCGTTCGCGCATAAAATAAATTTATTGTCAAGCACAAACTTTCCTTTCTAAGATAACCCATCTACAGCGGCTAGTGCTAGATTTTGCCAGAACCCGCCCTAACTGCCGGTTTAGAAAGTGGGGTTTGCCGGCTCTTGTGTTTTCAAAAGCACGCTTGATCTCCAGGTTTTGTTGCCGCACCCCCTAAAGACGTTTTAGGCAACGTCTTTAAAACTGGCAGATTCGATTGGTTTTTCCCAAAGATTGTTAGAAGTCTTTATGGGTTCTATCAAAATTTACAACATACTAGCCACATTCTCGTAGCCTTTCTATTTTTTTAGGGAAAAATTTTGGGAAAGCTACTAATAGTTAAAATTATATATCCAAGGTTTCTGATTGACAAGTTTACTGCCTCTAAAGCTTGTGGAACTTTGAATAAAATGCAAATCTACAGCAAAGGCAGAGAAATGCGATTGGAGAGAGCCGCCACATTGAGCAGCATTAGTCAATGTTTTTACCCATTTTTACTACGGATTCAGCCGAGGGCGACTTTTTCGGTCGAGTTTCTACAGCCAAATGTTTTACGATGGTCGCACTGGTCTGGCCCAGTGCGCTAAATTGCCGGGGCGAGGGTTGGCTCACCCCGCTTCAACTTCATTTACTCGCAGCTTTAATGCATTTCTCTACGAGAGGCATGACTTGATCGACATCCTGCCAACCCTGAATTTCTGTTACCTTCTTTTCCAAGTTTTTGTAGGTTTTGAAAAATTCAGCAATTTCATCTAGGCGGTGGGGTGCCACATCTTGAAGGCTTTTGATGTGAGAGTAGCGCGGATCTTTGTCGGGAACGCAGAGAATTTTTTCGTCGTGATCGCCGCCGTCGATCATCAGCAGCATTCCAATGGGCCGCGCTGCAATGACACATCCCGGAAAGGTTGGCTGATCGATTAATACCATGCCATCGAGGGGATCGCCGTCATCGGCTAGGGTGTTGGGCACAAAACCATAGTCGTAGGGATACTGAACGGAAGAATAGAGTACCCGGTCTAGGGCAAAGGCTTGCAAGTCCTTGTCAAACTCATACTTGTTTTTGCTGCCGGCGGGAATTTCAACCAGAACGTTGATTAGGCCCGGTTTTGGTTGAGCAGGAATGCGCGATAAATCCACAATGGTTCTCCAAGCTAATAGCGGCTAAGGGGTGCCGTTCCAAGCTCATTCTCAGGCGCTTTGTTGCACCGAGAGCGTTCAGCCGTCCCCCGAATAGCATTTTAGGGGAAGACGGTGTGTGCAAACTCCTTAACCGGCTTAAATATCTTGCTGGACGAGACAGATGGCAGGATCAGGCTCAATCTTGAGACACTTGCAGCAGATAGGGGGCCGGTTGCAGCACTTCGGCTTTGCTCGAAGAATAATGGGCGATGATAAATAGGGGTAAAGTCAGGGTTAAGACAGCAATTAAGGTTCCCACGAAGTCTGCCAGCTTATGAGGAGGCGGGTCAGCACTATTAGCAGGGTCACTACCTGAGTCCATGATCAAAAGAATGTTATCAACCAGTTACAGCAAATTCACGTAGAGGATATCGATGTACCCTCTAAGCTTTATTGTAACGATTTACCGCAGAAGGACTGTCTTCTACTCAACAATCTCAAGTAAATCTTCACAGGTGTAATGGCATGGCTGGTTGAGAGTGATCCTGGCCTTAGTGCCGGCGCTGCGGTGTTCTGGCAGGGGCTAACAGACGGTAAAAACCCGCTTTTGACGCTGTTTGCCTTTTTTGCGCCAAAGTCAGTGATTTAAGGTTTAACTGAGCGTCCAAGCCCCGTCCCAGTCCTCTGGAGGCGGTGATTTGATCCAGTGCTGGCAGCGCTTTAGCTGGATAGCTGCCGCTTTGTCGCTGCTGTCAATTTCCATAACGGTGGCAAATTCGCCCATCGCAATGGCAAACTTACGCTTGAGGTAATACTCGCGCCCTTTATAGTAGTGATCCAGTACCTTTTGCTTCTGTTCGGAAATGGATTGAGAGCGCAGCCCCAGTAGTTCATACACCGCAACTGCACGATGGTTTCCTTGCACGCGAATTGAGTCAAGTTCTCGAACCCAAACGCGCTCCGTACAGCGTTGATAAGTGTTTTCACTGATGACAATACTGCAGCCATATTGCTTACAAACGCCTTCCAAGCGATAACCGAGATGGACGCCGGCACCAATGGCCATAAAATCCATGCCTCGGTTGGCCACAAGGTTGCTGCTGAAGACCTTGTCAGTATTAATGCCAATGCCAATTTTGACGATAGGCTTGTTGACGGCTTCTCGACCGGCATTGAATTCGGCCAAATACTGATTCATATCCAGGGCGGTTTGCACAGCACACCAAGCATGATCGTCTAAGGGTTCGGGAGATCCAAAGACAACGAGAATGCGATTGCCAATGCAGGCTGAATTGATCTGTTGCTTAAGGGCTTGCTTGTACTTAAAAACTGCATCCCCCATTGCTTCAAAATATTTGTTGAGCAAGCTGCTCATCTCTTCATGCTCTATGCTGCCGGCCAGGTTGGAGTAGCCGCTAATATCAGAGAATAAAATTGAAACATCTTTGTGTTCGCCAAGGGTTTCTGACGGCGTTACCTGTGCAAACGGCATAGAATTTTCGCCTGCCAAGGTTGGATCGAAATTCGCCTGGGGAGAAGCCGTTTTGTCAGAGTAGTTGGCAGACGGACTACCTAATTCCATATTCCATAAAAAAACGTAAACCTACTTAAAACTGAGAAGTCACAATTCTGGAGCCAAAATTTTTCGATTGATCGATTTCAGCTCCTCAACTGCGATCTCTGCGACCAGAATACTATTTTTCTGTAAGTTTCCAGACACCATCCCAATTATCGGCGGGTGGTTCGATCAGAAAATGATTGCAACGTTCGATGTGTAATTCAGCGGCTTTGTTTTTCGGATCGATTTCCAGAACTTGACCGAACTCAGCCAAAGCTTGAGCAAACCGGCGACTGCGGTAATACTGTCGTCCTTGTTCGTAATGTTCCATTATTGCCAGCTTTTTGGGTTCAATGTCCTCGCAGCGCAGTCCCACGAGTTCATAGATTTTCACCGGCTCGTTTTTTCCTTTAACTGTAATATAGTCCAGTTCCCTGACATAAAGCCGATCGGCACAAGGCAGATAGGTTTTTTCACTGATGACGATATCAGTGCCGTACATTTTGCTAGTTCCTTCCAAGCGAGATCCCAAGTTCACCCCATCTCCAATCGAGGTGAGTTCCATCCGCTTGCTCGAACCGATATTGCCACTCACCACTTCATCCGAGTGAATGCCAATTCCAATGCTAATCGGTGCCTTACCATTTTCGACGCGTTCCTCATTGAATTTTATCAGCCGGGAGCGCATCTCAATTGCCGTTTGCACGGCACACCAGGCGTGATCCGCCAGGGGTAAGGGCGATCCAAACACTGCCATGATCGCGTCACCGATGTATTTATCGAGGGTGCCTTTGTATTTAAAGACGGCATCAACCATCGATTCAAAATATTCGTTGAGCATCGCCACGACTTGTTCGGCTTCCATGCCTTCGGTCAAGGTGGTGTAGCTGCGAATATCTGAAAATAAAACGGAAACTTCTTTGCGTTTGCCACCGAGTCCGGTGTCGCCACTTGCGAGCAACTGTTCAGCCACTTCTTGGGTCATGTAGCGATACATGGTACTCTTGAGCCGTTTTTCATCGCTAATGTCGTCCATGACCACCAAAGCACCATTGACGATGTTGGCGTCAACTGCACTTGCCATTGTACTGATTGTCAGATTAATACTGTGTTGTTCTTTTCCTTGGGAAAGTAAAGTTTGCTCTGGGTAATATTGCTGCCGGGATTTTTCATCCTTGGCTTCTAACGCCGCTGTGAACCACTTGGAGAAGTCTGCCTCTTCAATTTTGATGACATCAATAACGTATTGACCTTCAATCCGATCAGTTTCTTGTAAGCCCAACAGTTTCTTGGCACTTTCATTCGCTGCAATAATGTGCCCGCTTCTGTCGGTGGAAATGATGCCATTAGAAATGCTGCGGAGAATATCTCGCTGCATTTGTTCTTGTTGCTTGACTGTGGCGAAGAGGGAGGCATTTTGTAAGGCGACGCCGGCTTGAATATTAAATGCGTGCATGAATTCCATGTCGCCGCGATTAAAACTTGCCCTCCAGCATTCAGGTGCATTTGGCCAGTCTTCGGGATTGTAGGGGGGATACTCTCCTTGTTTTTTCTTATTAATTAATTGTGTGACTCCGATCAACTCGTGATCTGCGTTGTACACCGGCATACACAACATACTGCAAGTGCGGTATCGAGTTGTTTGGTCTGTTTTTTTAGCTTGTTCAGCGCCGGCATGATCGTACAAGTCAAAGCTAATTAAAAGGGGTTCTCCCGATTCTGCAACTTGGCCGGCAAACCCTGCGGTCCTCGGAATCCGCATTTCTTTTAAAGAGCCGTTAATCGGGATTTTTGTCCACAGCTCGTTTTTTTCTTTATCTAACAGCCACAATGTGCTGCGATCAGCGTTCATCAGTTTCTTCGCCTCATCCATCACTTTGGTGAGGGTATCTTCGAGATCCAAACTGCTTTGGCTCAGAGATTGTGTGGCGTTGATCAACGCTGAAGCCGCACGCTGTTTTTGAGTTGCTTTATAAAACGAACGGGACGACTCTAGAATCAATCGAATTGAAGGGGCAAAGTCTGCAAATACCTCTTCATCAACCTCAGTAAATCCTTTTGTATCGATTCTGTCAGCTAAAGGATCGCCGGGATCGTGAAGTTTTTTCAGCTTGTTAAGCAATTGCACAACGGCGACGATATCTCCTTGTTCGCTTAACAAGGGTAGACATAGCATCGTGTAGGTGCGGTATCCTGTTTTTTTGTAAGTTTTCTTCGATTCAGCGGAGCGCGGATCGTCAAAGAAATCGAAAGGAATATTAACAACTTTTTTAAAAGTAGCCGATTCGCCGGCGATTCCCTTATCTGCTGGAATCCGGATTTCTAGGGTTCCACCCCCCTCACCTTTCGCGACGATCGACCAAAGTTCGTTTTTTTCTTCATCTAGTAAAAAAATAGTCGTTCGATCCGCACCGAGAAGTTCGCCCGTTTTTAACGTAATCGAGCGCAGCATCTCATCTAGAATCGCATCAAAGCCTTGGCTGTCAAGCATACTGTCCAACATAGACAGGGTTTGATTGACAACCTTGAGTTTGTCCTCTACTTCAGTGACAACTTGTTTAAAGTTTTCCTGATTGAGGGTGGAAAGGTAAGACGTGAAAGTTCCTTGCGATCGGCTGAGCGCACCGCCTTGCGACTCGGTGTTAGATGAACTGGTAGATGCACTGACGGGGGATGCGGATTTATTAGGAGGATTTTTTTTACCCTCTACTTGGGCTGTGACATCAATGACTGCGCCGTTTTGATGATCCCAAGTATTTGATTTTGGAGATGCAGCTGTCATAGCTCTTTACTCTTAAAAAGATGCCTGGAGTTAGAGAACGACTTTGACTGTGTAAGTATTCTGCCAATACCGCCTGACGGGTAGGTTTTACCGAGCAAGCAGATCCAAGACTACTCCCCCAGTTTACTCGGTCGTTGAGAATTGGATGATAGATGACGATGTTGTTAAAGTGATAGCACGTTTTGCCAGATAAAAGTGTGTGATTTCGACACTAAAGCTGACTCGCATTAGACTTTCAATCATGATTTTGGCATTCTAAAGGGAATTATGTGTGTTAATTTCTACCAAGTATTTCCTTTATGAGAGTTTTGGCAATATCTAAACGGGGCATTGGCAACACTAGGTCGTTTAGGCCGGCGATCCATGACTGGTCAAATCTATCACACCGTAAGTTTAAGAATTTTTTGCAGTAGATTGGGATGGTGTTTTTACCGGCATTGCGGTTGAATTTTTCCCCAATTGAGTGCCGGCTGGCATCGGGTTCTCGTTAGCGCGGAGATTTGCCGCTTGAACCAAGAGAGAATCTGCAAATGCGATCGATTGTTGCGCGGACTGTCCCCCGGCTAGCTGGGCTAGTTCTTCGCGGCGTTGGTGTGAGTTGAGCTTTGCGACTCGAACCACGGTTCGCACGTCTGCGAGCAAGAATTCTTGATGATTGTTATGGGTTTCTGTTTCTGGACAATCAATGGTTTGTTTGTCCACTCGGTAATGATGATCCGCCATCGCCGCGACGAGCGGCTGGTGGGTGACACAAAGGACTTGGTGCCGGTGACTGAGTTGGTAGAGTTTTTGGGCGATGGCTTGGGCGACTCGTCCGGAAACCCCCACATCAATTTCATCAAAAACCAGCACGCCGGCATCATCGACCTGAGCGAAACAGGCTTTCAAGGCCAAGAGGAAACGACTCATTTCCCCACCAGAAGCAATTTCTGTAAGCGGTTGTAAGGGTTCACCGGCATTCGGGCTAAATTTAAAGGTAATTCGGTCTGCACCGGCAGCGGTGGGAGGACAGGGGGCAATTTCGACCTGAAACTGCACTTTCTCCATCGCCAGGGGCTTAAGTTGTTTAATTAGCCGAGATTCCAGTTCACCGGCAGCCGTCTGGCGCAACCCGTTTAACGCGCTACAGGCTTCTGTTAGCTGGCTTTGAGCGACTTGATAAGCTTTTTCCAAAACTTCTAAGGACTGACCTTCGCCAGTGAGTTCCTCTAGCTCGGTTTGAATCCGCTCATGGTAGGCGATGGCATCGCCCAACCCCGGTCCGTATTTGCGACAGATTTGTTTAAGTTCCAAGATCCGCTGCTCAACGTCTTGCAGCCGCTGGGGATCGGCCTCCAAACTCGCCTCGTAGGTCGATATTTGCCGGCCTGCTTCCATTATATCGGCTAAGGCGTTACTCACTAAATCGAGGACTGATTGCAGCTCGCTGTCGTAGCGCACCATATCTGTTAGGCTTGCTTCCGCTTGCCCCAATAAATCGGCAGCGGCTTCTGCGCCGGTGTCGTTTTGATAAAGTGCTTGGTAGACTTGATAGCTTTGCTGTTGCAGCTCAACGACGTGTCCGAGGCGTCTGCGCTCACCTTCTAGCTGTTCTAATTCGTCGGCATCGCCCAAACCGGCAGCACTAAGTTCTTTAATTTGATAGTCGATCAAATCGAGTCGTTGCAGTCGTTGCTGTTCTGACTGCCGCCGCTGTTCAAGCGCTTGTAATGCTTGCTGGGAAATGGCAAAGGCTGCTGCGACTTTTTGCCGGCGATCCAAAATAGCGGTTCCCCCAAAGGCGTCTAGCCAGTCCCGCTGGCGGGCCGGTTGGCCAAGTTGCACCGTTTGACCTTGGGCGGTAATTTCCACCAGGCGTTCCCGCAGCTGATCCATGAGCTGGCGGTTGACGAGTACCCCATTCAGGCGAGAACGGCTGCGGAGGCTGGTTTGACCGGCAACCAGTTCCCGGCAGGCAACGAGTAAGGTGCCATCGAAAAGGTCTATTTCCTGCTCTCGCACCCACTCGGCTACGGTTGGCTCAAGCTCGAATGTTGCTTCGACCAAAGCCCGTTCTGCGCCGGTGCGAATGGCCCGACTTGTGACTTTGCCACCCAAGGCAGCATCAAGGGCGTCTAGGATAATCGATTTCCCCGCGCCGGTTTCGCCGGTGAGGACATTAAGGCTGGTGCCAAATTCTAATTCCAGCCGATCTATCAGGGCAAAATTTTCAATCCGTAAGGATATCAACATGGGTCAAAATTCAGTTTAAAGGCAATATGCCGGGGCGCACGCAAATAAGGTTGTTTCAATCTGCCGGTGTGAGGCTCACGCATTCCTTGATATTACACAAAAGTTTTACCCAAG is a genomic window containing:
- a CDS encoding GntR family transcriptional regulator, which codes for MVQFHIQPDSDIPASTQLFNQIRFAIASRQFPPGHRLPSTRALAMQTGLHRNTISKVYRQLEDIGLVDAQAGSGIYVRAQGSELSGARLRSPILEQHPQAYKVVQKGLDELLNQGCSLNQARELFLAEIDWRLRCSARVLVTAPGQDIGVGELMTQELEQALRIPVQLVPMEQLSDALDQAHSGTVVTSRYFIGEAEATAAPKSVRVIPIDIYNYAKEIHLVRSLPKDTCFGIVSLSSGILRAAEVIIHSLRGDDLLVMTAQTGDAYKLNALVRTARTIICDQASAGAVKTAITAARDDLIRPPQVVPCENYIGAESISLLKRELGLS
- a CDS encoding MBL fold metallo-hydrolase, translating into MQTSPYSDFVVQFWGVRGSIATPGKETVRYGGNTSCVEMQVAGKRLIFDGGTGLRVLGKTLLPQMPVEAYIFFSHSHWDHIQGFPFFIPAFVPGNCFHIYGAVAPNGATLKQRLSDQMLHPNFPIPLQGMRSEMKFYDLHPGDVVTLDDITIETVHLNHPSTAIGYRVTWQGHSAVYCTDTEHFPDRLDENVLHLAREADYFIYDATYTDEEYHHPKTPKVGWGHSTWQVGVELAKAADVKNLVIFHHDPAHDDDFLDNVEADVKEAFPKGFLAREGMILQVI
- the panD gene encoding aspartate 1-decarboxylase, with the translated sequence MQRTLLLAKIHHCTLTSANLDYIGSISIDQTLLDAAGILPYEQVQVVNVANGERLITYAIAAPADSGAIELNGAAARLGMKGDRLIIMTYAQFTPEQLKDHSPTVVLVDERNRSVKISRYNELQIQG
- a CDS encoding inorganic diphosphatase — its product is MDLSRIPAQPKPGLINVLVEIPAGSKNKYEFDKDLQAFALDRVLYSSVQYPYDYGFVPNTLADDGDPLDGMVLIDQPTFPGCVIAARPIGMLLMIDGGDHDEKILCVPDKDPRYSHIKSLQDVAPHRLDEIAEFFKTYKNLEKKVTEIQGWQDVDQVMPLVEKCIKAASK
- a CDS encoding adenylate/guanylate cyclase domain-containing protein, which produces MELGSPSANYSDKTASPQANFDPTLAGENSMPFAQVTPSETLGEHKDVSILFSDISGYSNLAGSIEHEEMSSLLNKYFEAMGDAVFKYKQALKQQINSACIGNRILVVFGSPEPLDDHAWCAVQTALDMNQYLAEFNAGREAVNKPIVKIGIGINTDKVFSSNLVANRGMDFMAIGAGVHLGYRLEGVCKQYGCSIVISENTYQRCTERVWVRELDSIRVQGNHRAVAVYELLGLRSQSISEQKQKVLDHYYKGREYYLKRKFAIAMGEFATVMEIDSSDKAAAIQLKRCQHWIKSPPPEDWDGAWTLS
- a CDS encoding GAF domain-containing protein, with protein sequence MTAASPKSNTWDHQNGAVIDVTAQVEGKKNPPNKSASPVSASTSSSNTESQGGALSRSQGTFTSYLSTLNQENFKQVVTEVEDKLKVVNQTLSMLDSMLDSQGFDAILDEMLRSITLKTGELLGADRTTIFLLDEEKNELWSIVAKGEGGGTLEIRIPADKGIAGESATFKKVVNIPFDFFDDPRSAESKKTYKKTGYRTYTMLCLPLLSEQGDIVAVVQLLNKLKKLHDPGDPLADRIDTKGFTEVDEEVFADFAPSIRLILESSRSFYKATQKQRAASALINATQSLSQSSLDLEDTLTKVMDEAKKLMNADRSTLWLLDKEKNELWTKIPINGSLKEMRIPRTAGFAGQVAESGEPLLISFDLYDHAGAEQAKKTDQTTRYRTCSMLCMPVYNADHELIGVTQLINKKKQGEYPPYNPEDWPNAPECWRASFNRGDMEFMHAFNIQAGVALQNASLFATVKQQEQMQRDILRSISNGIISTDRSGHIIAANESAKKLLGLQETDRIEGQYVIDVIKIEEADFSKWFTAALEAKDEKSRQQYYPEQTLLSQGKEQHSINLTISTMASAVDANIVNGALVVMDDISDEKRLKSTMYRYMTQEVAEQLLASGDTGLGGKRKEVSVLFSDIRSYTTLTEGMEAEQVVAMLNEYFESMVDAVFKYKGTLDKYIGDAIMAVFGSPLPLADHAWCAVQTAIEMRSRLIKFNEERVENGKAPISIGIGIHSDEVVSGNIGSSKRMELTSIGDGVNLGSRLEGTSKMYGTDIVISEKTYLPCADRLYVRELDYITVKGKNEPVKIYELVGLRCEDIEPKKLAIMEHYEQGRQYYRSRRFAQALAEFGQVLEIDPKNKAAELHIERCNHFLIEPPADNWDGVWKLTEK
- the recN gene encoding DNA repair protein RecN encodes the protein MLISLRIENFALIDRLELEFGTSLNVLTGETGAGKSIILDALDAALGGKVTSRAIRTGAERALVEATFELEPTVAEWVREQEIDLFDGTLLVACRELVAGQTSLRSRSRLNGVLVNRQLMDQLRERLVEITAQGQTVQLGQPARQRDWLDAFGGTAILDRRQKVAAAFAISQQALQALEQRRQSEQQRLQRLDLIDYQIKELSAAGLGDADELEQLEGERRRLGHVVELQQQSYQVYQALYQNDTGAEAAADLLGQAEASLTDMVRYDSELQSVLDLVSNALADIMEAGRQISTYEASLEADPQRLQDVEQRILELKQICRKYGPGLGDAIAYHERIQTELEELTGEGQSLEVLEKAYQVAQSQLTEACSALNGLRQTAAGELESRLIKQLKPLAMEKVQFQVEIAPCPPTAAGADRITFKFSPNAGEPLQPLTEIASGGEMSRFLLALKACFAQVDDAGVLVFDEIDVGVSGRVAQAIAQKLYQLSHRHQVLCVTHQPLVAAMADHHYRVDKQTIDCPETETHNNHQEFLLADVRTVVRVAKLNSHQRREELAQLAGGQSAQQSIAFADSLLVQAANLRANENPMPAGTQLGKNSTAMPVKTPSQSTAKNS